One Aegilops tauschii subsp. strangulata cultivar AL8/78 chromosome 2, Aet v6.0, whole genome shotgun sequence genomic window, GAGGAGACGGCTGCCCGCGAGGATGTGTTGCGCGACCTCCAGGGCATCGTCGACCGCTGGGTGAAGCGGCTCACGACTCAGCGAGAGTACCCCGACGGCATGGCCGAGCATGCGACCGCCCTGCTCCTCCCCTTCGGCTCGTACCGCCTCGGCGTCCATGGCCGCGGCGCTGACATCGACGCCCTCGTCGTCGGGCCCGCCTACGTTGACCGCCACCACGACTTCTTCGACGTGCTTGGCGGCGTGCTGGCCGAGACCGAGGCGGTGACGGAGCTGCAGCTGGTTCCCGGCGCGTACGTGCCGGTCATCAAGATGAGGTTCCGCGGCGTGCAGGTGGACCTCCTCTACGCCAGCGTCTGCCTCCCGGCGGTGCCCAGCGACCTGGACCTGCGCGGCCGCTCCGTGCTCTGCGGCCTGGACATGGCCACCGTCCGCAGCCTCAATGGCGTCCGCGTCGCCGACGAGATCCTGCGGCTGGTCCCGGACGCCGGCGCCTTCCGCACGACGCTGCGATGCGTGAAGCATTGGGCCAAGGCGAGGGGCATCTACTCCAACGCCATGGGCTTCGTCGGCGGCGTGGGGTGGGCCATCCTCGTGGCGCGCGTGTGCCAGCTCTACCCCAACGCCGCGCCCAGCATGCTCGTGCCGCGCTTCTTCCGGATCTTCTCGCAGTGGAAGTGGCCCAACCCGGTGATGCTGCGGGAGATCGAgcacgacgacgacggcggcgagaTGCCGCTTGGGCTCCCCGTCTGGGACCCGCGGAGGAACCCCAGCGACGGGAGCCACCTCATGCCCGTCATCACGCCGGCATACCCCTGCATGAACTCGTGCTACAACGTCTCCCGCGCCACCCTGCGAACCATGACAGCGGAGTTCGAGGCGGCGCACAAGGTTTGCCAGGAGATCGCCGTGGCCGGCGCGTGGGACGCGCTGTTCAGACCGTTCAATTTCTTCAAGGCGTACAAGAGCTACCTGCGGGTGGACGTGAAGGtggccggcggggaggaggatcTCCGGGAGTGGAAGGGGTGGGTGGAGTCGCGGCTGAGGCAGCTGGTGGTCAGGGTCGAGATGGCCACGGCCGGCATGCTGCTCTGCCATCCGCACCCGCACGCCTACGCCGCCAAGCCCCATGATGATGATCGGCGGCGCGTGTCCTCCTTCTTCGTGGGCCTGTCCAAGCCGGCACCGTCGCCACAGCAACCGCAGCAGCCGCCGCAGTTCGACCTTCGCCTGACGACGCAGGAGTTCAAGGACGAGGTGTACACGTACGCGTTCTGGAGGCCTGGCATGGAGCTGGACGTCTCGCACACCCGAAGGAAGGACCTGCAGCCCTATGTGCTGGAGCAGATTCTCCCCGCTGATCGTCTCAAGAGGAAGCGCTCCGACGATGGTTCCGGCAACTCCGAGTCGAGCCCGAGCCCGAGCAGCAGGGCCAGCAAGAGGGCGGCGGCAGCAGGCAGAATCGGGTCTTCACCAGAGAGCGAGACTTGAAAGAGAAATGACGTCCTCCTCTACTAGAAGCAGCACACAGCACTGATGATTCAGGACAACACATGACTCAACACTGATGATTCAAGTCCACTTGAACAAGGGAAAACAGCTACAAGCAGGCAGAGACAGCGATCAAACTGGGAAATTACTCTTGTTGATGAATACATACAACTTGTTAGGACCCTATCTATTCTGTGTAACAGCCAAATGCTGCGTGATGTAACTGAGATCCGAACAATTGTTTTCCAATGTGTAAATGCAATTCTCTTAAAATATGAAGAGCAACTGATACCTGTAACCAGGATACGAAGAGTAATAAATTGTCAAAAAAGCCATGTAATGTAAGCCCGTGTTGAAATGTTTGTTCTCATCTCTCCTCTTGAAGGAGTTGTGTTAATTTTGGTGGTTCAGAATCGATGTTTGAAATTTTTTAATGTGAATGCTTCCATTCCTCACCAGTTACCGTGAATGAATTAAATCAGAGGACAAATGCATGAATCTACATATACATATGATAGTGACTTTCACCAATTCACGAACTCTACTTCTCAAAAGCTTATACTACCTATACATctatttgagcgacaagtaattccggacagAGGGAGCAGTTGTCAAGACTTTCGTAATATCACTCCCAAGTAATCTTAACTCTAAAAAGGCATTAAGAGAGTGGCATCCTTCTCAAAACCTTACTAGCAACAATGATTGTCTTTAGATGGGAGGGAAACAAGTATGACAGGACACTTTAACCCAATATAAATTAAACAACAAATATGGCCGTAAATCACTAAGTACCCAATGAGGACTCCTTCATACTAGTCGTTAATCAGAGATGACACGACACTTTAACCCAACAAATACAAATCACAGCTGATCTCGTGGTAGCATTTCAATGTTTTTATATATTTAAGGAAAGTTTTTTACATTTCAATGTAGCATTCACTAACACAAACTTTGGACCAGCCTGTGTTCTTCGGCCATGACACATGGAGCTTCACCAGTTAGCCATTAACTAATCGCCTCGCAGATAAAAGCCGTAATTCATACATGAGACCAAGTCATTTGAATTTAGTTAAAGCCAAGTTACCACCAATATTTCATTACCAAAATAATTCGATGGTGAAGTCTTTGCTACTAGTTATTTAGCAGTTCACAGCAGAAACTAAGCTACACACCCCCTCCCTGTGCATCTCACCTAACAGAGAAACACACAACCCACAAGGCATCCTGCATTGTGCGCAAGCCAATCATAAATGCATTAATCTAACTTACGAATTCATCACCACTCTTCTACATGCCAGCATTAGGATTTTCCACACCTGAAGCTTCTAAAAACTGAAAAGAACGGGAAAGTTGGAGCCTTGTGGAGCATGCGCCTTCTCGAGAATACTTGATATGCAAAAAGTCCATCAATATTTCTGGGCTGGAGAAGCCTAGTAACATGTGGCCCAACTCCTCAGCCTTTCTTTTAGGAATTGAGTAATGGAAAGCTATTGTCATCTTTTTTAGCACTGCTGCCCAATTGAATAACAATTTCACAAGAGCAACTTCATGTTCAGTTCCTCCAAACCCATTGATTTCTATTTCTTGGAGGCAATTTAATATGAGTTCCTCGCTTTTCCAGTTTAGGGGTTGATCACAAATGCAACCTGATGGGCATGTAACTTGTGCCTGAAATGAGGGGCATGTTAGCTTAGTAAGATTAACTGACATGATTTGATAATAAACATAGTAAGAGATGAAACCAGTAAGTACCAGACTGAATTCTCTGAGATATGACATATCAACAAAAAGAACTTAAAATGACACCTGGAAATTAGTTTGAAGCTGATTTATTACAAAAAACAGGGTTATTCTATACAAAGAGAGAGTGGTTTGTGTGGACATTATCAAAATCTACACACATCCCCAGGCATTGTGCTAGTGATAACCCAAATTTCAGATGATCTTAAATTGACCTTAAGGCTTCCTTTTTATGGAACCTTTTTTAAAAAGCACATGCCCCAAGCAATCATTATCTCCTAAATCATAACCATGCTAGGAAGGTTGACCCTGTCATGAAATTACTCGGTCAACTTCCCATCAAATGTATATTTCAACAGGAACATACCTTGGAGCAGGGTATCAGTATCAAACCAACACTTCAGAACAGGGCAACTAGCAGCTCCAACATATAGTTGTACCAAGAAATGCTATGTGGTTTCTCTGGCAATTCAAGTACTACTTTCTCTGTCTGGGTCTATAAGTCCCCCCTTGAATTTTGATCCTAACTTTGACCTGAAGTTTTACTAATAAGTTATAAGTTATATGCAATAAAAAGTATATCATTACAAAACTTCTTTCAAGTATGAATCCAATGATATATATTTTTTGTGGTATATAGcaacaaaaagtatatcattacAAAACTTCTTTCAAGTATGAATCCAATGATATATATTTTTTCTGGTACATGTAAGTCGTATGTCTGGTCAAATTTAGGCTCAAAATTCGAGGGAAACTAAAAAACCCGGAAGGATGAAGTAGATAAATAGAATGCGAATAATGTTACCTCCAGATTGCTAGGTTTTCCAAGAAAGACAAGAGCCAACTTTCTTACACCAGTACACATCCTGAGAATATGGAATAAGCTTGCTGCAAATGAATGTCCTTTTGTCATTACATCCAGGGTCAAGAGTGTAATGTTAGGGAGCCTTGTCATGTCCTCCATCAGGTATTGATGGTGACCTTTGTTCTGTAGGTTTGTAGGAAGTCACAATAGAAAATAACTGTTAGAGAAGGACACGCATATCATTTTCTACGAAGTGATTAACACACAGGTAATGGTCTCCTCTCCGCTCTTGGGAGTTCATGTCCCATTGAATAACTAAATGTACAAGTGCAGTAGTGCTAGTATAATTATAATGCTAAAACTTAAAAGGCAGAAAAACTGCAGCATCCAAGAGATGCTCCCAGCCTCAGATATGTTGCATCGAATTgaggaaagcaaaacaagtgaAAATTCGGCATGGCTATTCTCAGATATCCCAAATGAGATACCCCTCCATTCGAACGCCATGCCTGCATCGCTATATATTGACTTGCTAGCACATAACCCACACAAAAACGAACTCACCAGCAGATAGATCAGCTAGAGCTTTAAATGGTGCATGACCTCAAATTGCTGCAAGAGCCTCAAGCAATCGCGATTGGGTGTGTAGTCATCCAAATAATGTCCAAACACAAAAAGTGACCAGTCTCCAGTAGTTGGAGATGTGCCATCTCGCCAAGCTGGACAGAGCTTGGATCATAAGCATCCATCCAGTGGAGTGACGCCAGTTGAGGGGCTGAGATGTTTGCAACCGGTTGACTCACCGCAGTGATAGAATTCTCAAAGCAAGAGCTCACATATAACTCTTTAAGTACCTTCGCATCTACAGTGAGCTGCTGCAAGCCATACAAGTTATTCAGCTCCATTTGCAGGAGAGACTCAGAGTGGATGGTGAAGTTACCAAGACCCCAGGCATCGCGGATCTTGAGTTCTCGTAAGGATGGGCACCGCGGTGAGGAGAGAGCGTCACCAAGCTCGCACGGGCCATGCAGATGGACACCAAACAGCCAGAGAGAGACGAGGCGGGCGAATACGCTGGAATGCGGCACGGCAAGGCCAAGAAATCCTAGGTCGAACACGATAGAGGTGGTGTTCTCGAAGCGTGGCAGCTCAAAGACGCCTCTTTCCCTGGCCTGGTTCTGCGGTACAGCGTTGTAAAGCAGTATACCGCCGGAGAGGCGGCGCGCGGCTATGGGGAGCCAGGTCGCCACGGATTCGGCAGAGATGTCGTCAACGAAGGCGCTTAGGCCCTGGAGCACCGGCGCTTGATGGGCGGCGAGAGCGGGGAGTATGCGGTGGTGGTCGGCGTCGCCGGTGAAGTTGAGATTCGGGAGGAGGGCCCAGAGGCGGCGCCAGCGGCGGGACAGGACGCTGGTCCGAGCGGCGTAGGCGGTGCGGCGGAGCTTGAGGAGGATGCCGATAAGAACGTCGTCGGGTAGCGCGCTGAGGCGGTCCTCGCTTGCGCCGTCGGCGGCCGGGAGCTTCGCTCGCTTGGAGCCGATCTCCCTATCGCGGTGCCCCATGGAGGAGGGTTCGAGCAAGCGATTTGGAGTACTGAAAGGGGGCGGGGTCGGAGCTGCGGACGCCGGTGGCGGGGGCCGGGAAAGTGTGGGAACGGATTGGATCGAATGCGCCGTCGCCATGAGCGGGGAGGGTTTGGGGTCGCTTGGATGAGAAATCTCTTGGATCGAACCCGGTGGAGCTGGGTTCAACTCTAGGTGAATCAGAGAGTGAAAACAAGTCTCTTTCTCAGTCAAACCCCCATCAGAACCCAGGTGGGATTGTTTTGCAATTGGTGGGTGCTATGCGCCGTCGCGCCGGCCAGCTCGCAACCATCCGATCAGGTGGATCATAACCGTCGCATGCCTTCGTCTTCCTCACACCCTCGTCCGAAAGGATTCCCCTTACATCTCGCTCTCCTTCATCTTGCCGGCCACACCCTCTCCGATGCCCGTCCCTCGCCGGCCGTCCTCATCACCGGTCCCGCCCCCGTCAACCGTCCTCGTCGCCGTTCGCCACCCTCGCTGGCCGCCCTCGGCGTCAGCTCCACCATGCAACAACTGCACGTGCGGTTGCAGCTCTCGGCACGACGGTTGCAGCTTCGATGGAGATGGCCGTAGCGCTGACGCGCACGCCGCCGTTCATGTCGGTGGTGTGCGGTCACCACGCTCGCCATCCTCTGTTTGTAGCAAAAAAAAGAAGTCGATTGTAGCAAACAATGGAGTCGGTTGCAGCTTTTCGTCGTCGTCCATGGCTTCCGTCGTTTATGGTCGGAACTTTTTCCGCCGTCGGATGAAGCATTTCTCGTAGCCGGTTGCAGCTTTCGGGTTTGCGTAGTGCCCCACCTCCAAAATCAATCTTCTGCTTGAATCTTTTTCCAGTTGAACGGTTGTCCGTTCGAAACTTTTTTAAGCTATGGTTGAAGCTTTTATACGAATCATTGTAGCTTTTCAATTGCAGAGTGTCTCCGTAGAAGCTTTATATACCTACGGTTGAAGCTTTCAAATCAAACGATGGAAGCCTTCATATGAACGGTTCCAGCGCGCCATTGACGGGCACCAGCATTTCGCGCGGTCATTTGCAGCTCCCCCATCTCGCGACTTCTCCACCCTCGTCGTCTTCTCCGCTCCCGTCATGGCTCGCCATAGTAGCAAAACGGGCGCGTCATGCTGGTGCGCGGTGCGGGGCGTCGGAGATGGAGGAAAAGGAGTGGTTGCAACAACACTTGGCGT contains:
- the LOC109735578 gene encoding nuclear poly(A) polymerase 4-like, with the translated sequence MASPIFLVGPTPADHESTAQLEKHLREAGLHESAEETAAREDVLRDLQGIVDRWVKRLTTQREYPDGMAEHATALLLPFGSYRLGVHGRGADIDALVVGPAYVDRHHDFFDVLGGVLAETEAVTELQLVPGAYVPVIKMRFRGVQVDLLYASVCLPAVPSDLDLRGRSVLCGLDMATVRSLNGVRVADEILRLVPDAGAFRTTLRCVKHWAKARGIYSNAMGFVGGVGWAILVARVCQLYPNAAPSMLVPRFFRIFSQWKWPNPVMLREIEHDDDGGEMPLGLPVWDPRRNPSDGSHLMPVITPAYPCMNSCYNVSRATLRTMTAEFEAAHKVCQEIAVAGAWDALFRPFNFFKAYKSYLRVDVKVAGGEEDLREWKGWVESRLRQLVVRVEMATAGMLLCHPHPHAYAAKPHDDDRRRVSSFFVGLSKPAPSPQQPQQPPQFDLRLTTQEFKDEVYTYAFWRPGMELDVSHTRRKDLQPYVLEQILPADRLKRKRSDDGSGNSESSPSPSSRASKRAAAAGRIGSSPESET
- the LOC109735572 gene encoding putative F-box/FBD/LRR-repeat protein At3g49030, producing MATAHSIQSVPTLSRPPPPASAAPTPPPFSTPNRLLEPSSMGHRDREIGSKRAKLPAADGASEDRLSALPDDVLIGILLKLRRTAYAARTSVLSRRWRRLWALLPNLNFTGDADHHRILPALAAHQAPVLQGLSAFVDDISAESVATWLPIAARRLSGGILLYNAVPQNQARERGVFELPRFENTTSIVFDLGFLGLAVPHSSVFARLVSLWLFGVHLHGPCELGDALSSPRCPSLRELKIRDAWGLGNFTIHSESLLQMELNNLYGLQQLTVDAKNKGHHQYLMEDMTRLPNITLLTLDVMTKGHSFAASLFHILRMCTGVRKLALVFLGKPSNLEAQVTCPSGCICDQPLNWKSEELILNCLQEIEINGFGGTEHEVALVKLLFNWAAVLKKMTIAFHYSIPKRKAEELGHMLLGFSSPEILMDFLHIKYSREGACSTRLQLSRSFQFLEASGVENPNAGM